One window of the Manihot esculenta cultivar AM560-2 chromosome 14, M.esculenta_v8, whole genome shotgun sequence genome contains the following:
- the LOC110631159 gene encoding uncharacterized protein LOC110631159 has translation MQDHPIGIPACFISSGNQVTDDPATVTRSGQSVFMSVYRTKMMDQCRLITITWCKNLLLHGLSVSVEGPEGENQYTCKVELKPWYFWRKQGSKRFIVDGKAIDIFWDLKAAKFNGETEPQSEYYVAVVCNEEVVLLLGDLKKDAYRKTGCRPALIEPILVWRKEHIFGKKKFSTRMKFHEKGRLHEISIECKNGSPTKSNSANGVEPELEIRIDGHLAIHVKHLQWKFRGE, from the exons ATGCAAGACCACCCGATTGGAATTCCTGCTTGTTTCATATCTAGCGGTAACCAGGTAACTGATGATCCTGCCACGGTAACCAGGTCAGGTCAGAGCGTGTTCATGTCTGTTTATCGTACAAAAATGATGGATCAGTGCCGTCTGATCACCATAACATGGTGCAAGAATTTGTTGCTTCATGGCCTATCAGTATCAGTAGAAGGCCCTGAAGGAGAAAACCAGTACACCTGCAAAGTGGAGCTGAAGCCTTGGTACTTTTGGAGGAAACAAGGCTCGAAGCGCTTTATAGTGGATGGTAAAGCTATAGATATCTTCTGGGATCTCAAGGCTGCAAAATTTAATGGTGAAACTGAGCCCCAGTCTGAATATTATGTTGCTGTCGTTTGCAATGAAGAAGTTGTGCTACTTCTGGGTGATCTAAAGAAAGATGCATACAGGAAAACTGGGTGTAGGCCTGCTCTCATTGAACCCATTTTGGTTTGGAGAAAGGAGCACATATTTGGCAAGAAAAAGTTTTCCACAAGGATGAAGTTTCATGAGAAGGGCAGGCTTCATGAGATCTCAATAGAGTGCAAGAACGGAAGTCCGACTAAAAGCAATTCTGCTAATGGGGTTGAGCCAGAATTGGAGATAAGGATTGATGGGCATTTAGCCATTCATGTGAAGCATCTCCAATGGAAGTTTAGAG GTGAATAA
- the LOC110600213 gene encoding 50S ribosomal protein L19, chloroplastic — protein sequence MQSFCGSLIRRQSSYIGHFKSARPCLAISSSYFHGLSSLGSDSLVLDENPASKNQIFRSFHHLASRSSVTSTKIDYGTDTLILFNGNGASSRPNLSLRVAAGPPFPSRTMTTVGKSVESASKVPSTPITDDVPHIKFKRLDKTARHIMQILDKEAVQETRAQREIPDIKPGYIVQLKVEVPENKRRVSIVKGIVIARRNAGLNTTFRLRRLVAGVGVESLFPLYSPNIKEIKVLEKKKVRRAKLYYLRDKMNALKK from the exons ATGCAGTCTTTCTGCGGGAGTTTAATTCGGAGACAGAGTTCTTATATTGGTCATTTCAAATCCGCAAGACCTTGTTTAGCTATTTCTAGCAGTTATTTTCATGGACTAAGCTCGTTGGGGTCCGATTCTTTGGTTCTAGATGAAAATCCTGCTTCGAAGAATCAAATCTTCCGGTCATTTCACCATCTTGCTTCTCGCTCTTCTGTGACATCA ACAAAAATTGATTATGGAACAGATacattgattttattcaatggTAACGGTGCAAGTTCTAGGCCCAATTTGTCTTTGAGGGTGGCAGCCGGACCTCCATTCCCCAGTAGGACTATGACAACAGTAGGAAAGTCTGTTGAATCAGCTTCCAAAGTCCCTTCAACACCTATCACAGATGACGTCCCCCATATCAAATTCAAGAGACTTGATAAAACTGCAAGGCATATAATGCAG ATTCTGGACAAGGAAGCAGTGCAGGAGACAAGGGCACAGAGGGAGATACCTGATATAAAGCCGGGTTATATTGTGCAACTCAAAGTG GAAGTACCTGAGAATAAGAGACGTGTGTCAATTGTGAAAGGCATTGTTATAGCAAGGCGTAATGCTGGATTAAATACTACCTTTAGATTAAGGAGGCTAGTGGCAGGTGTTGGAGTTGAATCCCTCTTCCCACT GTACTCGCCGAACATAAAGGAAATAAAGGTGCTCGAGAAGAAGAAAGTGAGGAGGGCCAAGCTTTACTATCTCAGAGACAAGATGAATGCACTTAAGAAATAG
- the LOC110599656 gene encoding elongation factor Tu, chloroplastic: MAISASATATASTTSKLAYPHPHPCPRASPSSSITFSLSPSSFLTQPAKLTPKTLLSSSFISPFLSSTSPSSSTAISTSRRSFTVRAARGKFERKKPHVNIGTIGHVDHGKTTLTAALTMALAATGNSAPKKYDEIDAAPEERARGITINTATVEYETESRHYAHVDCPGHADYVKNMITGAAQMDGAILVVSGADGPMPQTKEHILLAKQVGVPNMVVFLNKQDQVDDEELLQLVELEVRELLSSYEFPGDDIPITSGSALLALEALMANPNIKRGENEWVDKIYELMDSVDGYIPIPQRQTDLPFLLAIEDVFSITGRGTVATGRVERGTIKVGDTVDIVGLRETRNTTVTGVEMFQKILDDAMAGDNVGLLLRGVQKADIQRGMVLAKPGTITPHTKFSAIVYVLKKEEGGRHSPFFAGYRPQFYMRTTDVTGKVTTIMNDKDEESKMVMPGDRVKMIVELIVPVACEQGMRFAIREGGKTVGAGVIQSIIE, encoded by the coding sequence ATGGCAATTTCAGCCTCGGCCACGGCCACGGCCTCCACCACCTCTAAATTAGCTTACCCTCATCCTCACCCCTGTCCTCGTGCGTCGCCTTCCTCCTCCATCACTTTCTCCTTATCCCCTTCCTCTTTCCTTACACAACCAGCTAAGTTAACTCCCAAAACCCTTCTCTCCTCTTCCTTCATTTCCCCTTTCCTCTCCTCCACCTCCCCGTCATCCTCCACAGCCATTAGTACCAGCCGCCGCTCCTTCACCGTCCGTGCTGCCCGAGGGAAATTCGAGAGGAAGAAACCCCATGTTAACATTGGAACTATCGGCCACGTCGACCATGGGAAGACCACTCTTACAGCTGCCCTCACCATGGCTTTAGCCGCTACTGGCAACAGTGCGCCCAAGAAATACGATGAAATTGACGCCGCTCCTGAGGAACGCGCCCGTGGTATTACCATCAATACGGCCACCGTTGAGTACGAGACCGAGTCGCGCCATTATGCCCACGTGGACTGCCCTGGTCACGCTGATTATGTGAAAAATATGATTACTGGTGCTGCTCAAATGGACGGCGCTATCCTTGTCGTCTCGGGCGCCGACGGTCCCATGCCCCAAACCAAGGAGCACATCTTGCTGGCAAAACAAGTTGGAGTTCCCAACATGGTTGTTTTTCTGAATAAACAGGACCAGGTGGACGACGAGGAGCTTTTGCAACTAGTGGAATTAGAGGTGCGTGAGTTACTGTCGTCTTATGAGTTTCCTGGTGATGACATACCCATAACTTCTGGCTCCGCGCTTTTGGCTTTGGAGGCTTTGATGGCTAATCCGAACATTAAGCGCGGAGAGAATGAATGGGTCGATAAGATTTATGAACTCATGGATTCTGTGGATGGCTACATTCCCATTCCCCAAAGGCAAACTGATTTACCATTTTTGCTTGCTATTGAAGATGTGTTTTCAATTACTGGTCGTGGTACTGTTGCCACAGGCAGGGTTGAAAGGGGAACTATTAAGGTGGGTGATACCGTAGATATTGTGGGCTTAAGGGAAACTAGGAATACTACGGTGACCGGAGTTGAAATGTTTCAAAAGATTTTGGACGATGCCATGGCTGGTGATAATGTGGGATTGCTGTTGAGAGGCGTCCAAAAGGCTGATATTCAGAGAGGAATGGTCTTGGCTAAACCTGGCACAATTACTCCACATACTAAGTTCTCAGCCATTGTTTATGTGTTGAAGAAGGAAGAGGGCGGTAGGCATTCACCATTTTTCGCTGGTTATAGGCCTCAATTTTACATGAGGACCACTGATGTCACTGGCAAGGTGACCACCATTATGAATGATAAGGATGAGGAGTCAAAGATGGTTATGCCTGGTGATCGTGTGAAGATGATTGTGGAGCTTATTGTGCCTGTGGCTTGTGAACAAGGGATGAGGTTTGCTATCAGAGAAGGAGGGAAGACAGTTGGAGCTGGTGTTATTCAGTCCATCATTGAGTAG
- the LOC110599881 gene encoding uncharacterized protein LOC110599881 isoform X1: MDVISDLQESILSTSLLCKLLDTTLVNQQTKLPKNMANYAENSEGQNPGEEFFKICLDLSKLQKTSDELEALRWLFSNERTNVLNAKSEPSSQNSNLLIKSSGSSKSKHLQDRKNILVSNIYHANGVEECDEKLKEETSFSEGQTQMNLLQILCSLHFLAVEPIHTCEEASKMNLPIEQPIQKALRYIHVMEVKQWAESSICSTVDFLKPSSKAFLVFHVNIQKKLHHSSFTT; the protein is encoded by the exons ATGGATGTTATTTCTGACCTTCAAGAGTCCATCCTAAGCACCTCTCTGCTGTGCAAGCTGCTAGATACAACTCTG GTTAATCAACAAACAAAACTACCAAAGAACATGGCAAATTATGCTGAAAATTCTGAAGGGCAGAATCCGGGAGAGGAGTTCTTTAAGATTTGTTTAGATTTGTCAAAGCTCCAGAAAACTTCAGATGAACTTGAGGCATTGAGATGGTTGTTTTCCAACGAAAGAACAAATGTTCTGAATGCAAAATCAGAACCTTCAAGCCAAAATTCAAACCTTTTGATCAAGTCATCCGGTTCCTCGAAATCAAAACATCTGCAGGACAGAAAGAATATTCTGGTATCTAATATCTATCATGCCAATGGTGTAGAAGAATGTGATGAGAAATTAAAAGAGGAAACTAGTTTCAGTGAAG GGCAAACACAAATGAATCTGCTCCAGATCCTCTGCTCTCTCCATTTCTTGGCAGTGGAACCCATTCACACCTGCGAGGAAGCCAGCAAGATGAACCTTCCAATAGAACAGCCCATTCAGAAAG CACTGCGATATATTCACGTGATGGAGGTGAAGCAGTGGGCTGAGAGCAGCATTTGTTCAACAGTTGATTTCCTCAAACCATCTTCTAAAGCTTTCTTAGTTTTCCACGTGaatatacaaaaaaaattgCATCACTCATCGTTTACCACCTAG
- the LOC110599881 gene encoding uncharacterized protein LOC110599881 isoform X3 — protein sequence MDVISDLQESILSTSLLCKLLDTTLVNQQTKLPKNMANYAENSEGQNPGEEFFKICLDLSKLQKTSDELEALRWLFSNERTNVLNAKSEPSSQNSNLLIKSSGSSKSKHLQDRKNILVSNIYHANGVEECDEKLKEETSFSEALRYIHVMEVKQWAESSICSTVDFLKPSSKAFLVFHVNIQKKLHHSSFTT from the exons ATGGATGTTATTTCTGACCTTCAAGAGTCCATCCTAAGCACCTCTCTGCTGTGCAAGCTGCTAGATACAACTCTG GTTAATCAACAAACAAAACTACCAAAGAACATGGCAAATTATGCTGAAAATTCTGAAGGGCAGAATCCGGGAGAGGAGTTCTTTAAGATTTGTTTAGATTTGTCAAAGCTCCAGAAAACTTCAGATGAACTTGAGGCATTGAGATGGTTGTTTTCCAACGAAAGAACAAATGTTCTGAATGCAAAATCAGAACCTTCAAGCCAAAATTCAAACCTTTTGATCAAGTCATCCGGTTCCTCGAAATCAAAACATCTGCAGGACAGAAAGAATATTCTGGTATCTAATATCTATCATGCCAATGGTGTAGAAGAATGTGATGAGAAATTAAAAGAGGAAACTAGTTTCAGTGAAG CACTGCGATATATTCACGTGATGGAGGTGAAGCAGTGGGCTGAGAGCAGCATTTGTTCAACAGTTGATTTCCTCAAACCATCTTCTAAAGCTTTCTTAGTTTTCCACGTGaatatacaaaaaaaattgCATCACTCATCGTTTACCACCTAG
- the LOC110599881 gene encoding uncharacterized protein LOC110599881 isoform X2: protein MDVISDLQESILSTSLLCKLLDTTLVNQQTKLPKNMANYAENSEGQNPGEEFFKICLDLSKLQKTSDELEALRWLFSNERTNVLNAKSEPSSQNSNLLIKSSGSSKSKHLQDRKNILVSNIYHANGVEECDEKLKEETSFSEANGRANTNESAPDPLLSPFLGSGTHSHLRGSQQDEPSNRTAHSESTAIYSRDGGEAVG, encoded by the exons ATGGATGTTATTTCTGACCTTCAAGAGTCCATCCTAAGCACCTCTCTGCTGTGCAAGCTGCTAGATACAACTCTG GTTAATCAACAAACAAAACTACCAAAGAACATGGCAAATTATGCTGAAAATTCTGAAGGGCAGAATCCGGGAGAGGAGTTCTTTAAGATTTGTTTAGATTTGTCAAAGCTCCAGAAAACTTCAGATGAACTTGAGGCATTGAGATGGTTGTTTTCCAACGAAAGAACAAATGTTCTGAATGCAAAATCAGAACCTTCAAGCCAAAATTCAAACCTTTTGATCAAGTCATCCGGTTCCTCGAAATCAAAACATCTGCAGGACAGAAAGAATATTCTGGTATCTAATATCTATCATGCCAATGGTGTAGAAGAATGTGATGAGAAATTAAAAGAGGAAACTAGTTTCAGTGAAG CAAATGGTAGGGCAAACACAAATGAATCTGCTCCAGATCCTCTGCTCTCTCCATTTCTTGGCAGTGGAACCCATTCACACCTGCGAGGAAGCCAGCAAGATGAACCTTCCAATAGAACAGCCCATTCAGAAAG CACTGCGATATATTCACGTGATGGAGGTGAAGCAGTGGGCTGA
- the LOC110599881 gene encoding uncharacterized protein LOC110599881 isoform X4 — protein sequence MDVISDLQESILSTSLLCKLLDTTLHRKKVLKSDLLTGSSSVISKELSSFLESSTNGRANTNESAPDPLLSPFLGSGTHSHLRGSQQDEPSNRTAHSESTAIYSRDGGEAVG from the exons ATGGATGTTATTTCTGACCTTCAAGAGTCCATCCTAAGCACCTCTCTGCTGTGCAAGCTGCTAGATACAACTCTG CATAGGAAAAAGGTTCTAAAATCTGATCTCTTGACTGGTAGTTCATCTGTGATTAGCAAGGAACTTAGCTCATTTCTTGAATCTTCAACAAATGGTAGGGCAAACACAAATGAATCTGCTCCAGATCCTCTGCTCTCTCCATTTCTTGGCAGTGGAACCCATTCACACCTGCGAGGAAGCCAGCAAGATGAACCTTCCAATAGAACAGCCCATTCAGAAAG CACTGCGATATATTCACGTGATGGAGGTGAAGCAGTGGGCTGA
- the LOC110599879 gene encoding elongation factor Tu, chloroplastic: MAISASATASTTSKLAYPHPHASPSSSITFSLSPSSFLAQPAKLTPKTLLSSSFISPFLSSTSPSSSTAITTSRRSFTVRAARGKFERKKPHVNIGTIGHVDHGKTTLTAALTMALAATGNSAPKKYDEIDAAPEERARGITINTATVEYETESRHYAHVDCPGHADYVKNMITGAAQMDGAILVVSGADGPMPQTKEHILLAKQVGVPNMVVFLNKQDQVDDEELLQLVELEVRELLSSYEFPGDDIPIISGSALLALEALMANPNIKRGDNEWVDKIYELMDSVDTYIPIPQRQTDLPFLLAIEDVFSITGRGTVATGRVERGTIKVGDTVDIVGLRETRNTTVTGVEMFQKILDDAMAGDNVGLLLRGVQKADIQRGMVLAKPGTITPHTKFSAIVYVLKKEEGGRHSPFFAGYRPQFYMRTTDVTGKVTTIMNDKDEESKMVMPGDRVKMIVELIVPVACEQGMRFAIREGGKTVGAGVIQSIIE, translated from the coding sequence ATGGCAATTTCAGCCTCCGCCACGGCTTCCACCACCTCTAAATTAGCTTATCCTCATCCTCATGCCTCGCCTTCCTCCTCCATCACTTTCTCCTTATCCCCTTCCTCTTTCCTTGCACAACCAGCTAAGTTAACTCCCAAAACCCTTCTCTCCTCTTCCTTCATTTCCCCTTTCCTCTCCTCCACCTCCCCGTCATCCTCCACAGCCATCACTACCAGCCGCCGCTCCTTCACCGTCCGTGCTGCCCGAGGGAAATTCGAGAGGAAGAAACCCCATGTCAATATTGGAACTATCGGCCACGTCGACCATGGGAAGACCACTCTTACAGCTGCCCTCACCATGGCTTTAGCCGCTACTGGCAACAGTGCGCCCAAGAAATACGATGAAATTGACGCCGCTCCTGAGGAACGCGCCCGTGGTATTACCATCAATACGGCCACCGTTGAGTACGAGACCGAGTCGCGCCATTATGCCCACGTGGACTGCCCTGGTCACGCTGATTACGTGAAAAATATGATTACTGGCGCTGCTCAAATGGACGGCGCTATCCTTGTCGTCTCCGGCGCCGACGGTCCCATGCCCCAAACCAAGGAGCACATCTTGCTGGCAAAACAAGTTGGAGTTCCCAACATGGTTGTTTTTCTGAATAAACAGGACCAGGTGGACGACGAGGAGCTTTTGCAACTAGTGGAATTAGAGGTGCGTGAGTTACTGTCTTCTTATGAGTTTCCTGGTGATGACATACCCATCATTTCTGGCTCCGCGCTTTTGGCTTTGGAGGCTTTGATGGCTAATCCGAACATTAAGCGCGGAGACAATGAATGGGTCGATAAGATTTATGAACTCATGGATTCTGTGGATACCTACATTCCTATTCCGCAAAGGCAAACTGATTTACCATTTTTGCTTGCTATTGAAGATGTGTTTTCAATTACTGGTCGTGGTACTGTTGCCACGGGCAGGGTTGAAAGGGGAACTATTAAGGTGGGTGATACCGTAGATATTGTGGGCTTAAGGGAAACTAGGAATACTACGGTGACCGGAGTTGAAATGTTTCAAAAGATTTTGGACGATGCCATGGCTGGTGATAATGTGGGATTGCTGTTGAGAGGTGTCCAAAAGGCTGATATTCAGAGAGGAATGGTCTTGGCTAAACCTGGCACAATCACTCCACATACTAAGTTCTCAGCCATTGTTTATGTGTTGAAGAAGGAAGAGGGCGGTAGGCATTCACCATTTTTTGCTGGTTATAGGCCTCAATTTTACATGAGAACCACTGATGTCACTGGCAAGGTGACCACCATTATGAATGATAAGGATGAGGAGTCAAAGATGGTTATGCCTGGTGATCGTGTGAAGATGATTGTGGAGCTTATTGTGCCTGTGGCTTGTGAACAAGGGATGAGGTTTGCTATCAGAGAAGGAGGGAAGACAGTTGGGGCTGGTGTTATTCAGTCCATCATTGAGTAG
- the LOC110599882 gene encoding protein DEHYDRATION-INDUCED 19 homolog 6 isoform X1 yields MDVDFWPSRVHSKHLSAAQAARYNSADHLAMDDSDGDEDTRAYFPCPFCYVDIEVHVLCSHLQNEHCFDLKNAVCPLCGANLGKDVIGHFIVQHASSLKRRRKALKFGLWTGSSSVISKELSSFLGSSANGRANTNESAPDTLLSPFLGSGSHSHLQGSQQGESSNRTAHSESTAIYSRDGGEAVDSEERRLRAAFVQQLISSTIF; encoded by the exons ATGGATGTTGATTTCTGGCCTTCAAGAGTCCATTCTAAGCACCTCTCTGCTGCGCAAGCTGCTAGATACAACTCTG CAGATCATTTGGCAATGGATGATTCAGATGGAGATGAGGATACAAGAGCATACTTTCCATGCCCCTTCTGCTATGTAGACATTGAAGTCCATGTTCTCTGCAGCCATCTGCAGAATGAACACTGCTTTGACTTAAAAAATGCA GTGTGTCCACTTTGTGGGGCAAATTTGGGGAAAGATGTGATTGGGCATTTTATTGTACAACATGCAAGTTCATTGAAG CGCAGGAGAAAGGCTCTAAAATTTGGTCTCTGGACTGGTAGTTCATCTGTGATTAGCAAGGAACTTAGCTCATTTCTTGGATCTTCAGCAAATGGTAGGGCAAACACAAATGAATCTGCTCCAGATACtcttctctctccatttcttgGCAGTGGAAGCCATTCACACCTGCAAGGAAGCCAGCAAGGTGAATCTTCCAATAGAACAGCCCATTCAGAAAG CACTGCGATATATTCACGTGATGGAGGTGAAGCAGTGGACTCTGAAGAGAGGAGGCTGAGAGCAGCATTTGTTCAACAGTTGATTTCCTCAACCATCTTCTAA
- the LOC110599882 gene encoding protein DEHYDRATION-INDUCED 19 homolog 6 isoform X2, with protein MDVDFWPSRVHSKHLSAAQAARYNSDHLAMDDSDGDEDTRAYFPCPFCYVDIEVHVLCSHLQNEHCFDLKNAVCPLCGANLGKDVIGHFIVQHASSLKRRRKALKFGLWTGSSSVISKELSSFLGSSANGRANTNESAPDTLLSPFLGSGSHSHLQGSQQGESSNRTAHSESTAIYSRDGGEAVDSEERRLRAAFVQQLISSTIF; from the exons ATGGATGTTGATTTCTGGCCTTCAAGAGTCCATTCTAAGCACCTCTCTGCTGCGCAAGCTGCTAGATACAACTCTG ATCATTTGGCAATGGATGATTCAGATGGAGATGAGGATACAAGAGCATACTTTCCATGCCCCTTCTGCTATGTAGACATTGAAGTCCATGTTCTCTGCAGCCATCTGCAGAATGAACACTGCTTTGACTTAAAAAATGCA GTGTGTCCACTTTGTGGGGCAAATTTGGGGAAAGATGTGATTGGGCATTTTATTGTACAACATGCAAGTTCATTGAAG CGCAGGAGAAAGGCTCTAAAATTTGGTCTCTGGACTGGTAGTTCATCTGTGATTAGCAAGGAACTTAGCTCATTTCTTGGATCTTCAGCAAATGGTAGGGCAAACACAAATGAATCTGCTCCAGATACtcttctctctccatttcttgGCAGTGGAAGCCATTCACACCTGCAAGGAAGCCAGCAAGGTGAATCTTCCAATAGAACAGCCCATTCAGAAAG CACTGCGATATATTCACGTGATGGAGGTGAAGCAGTGGACTCTGAAGAGAGGAGGCTGAGAGCAGCATTTGTTCAACAGTTGATTTCCTCAACCATCTTCTAA